One window from the genome of Bacillus tianshenii encodes:
- a CDS encoding glycosyltransferase — protein MRILYVTPLWSGFRDLIVEGNSESKGMPAFIKPLQGLIQAGHQVDFFIGITESHLNLNIQVEWLIKSDFYLHPLKLKGFERGTNSSKILSQLIKVMKQKKYDFVYCHGSFGTFGNIAANMMRIPCGLRLYGTFFAERLEKQGKFKVMLKHPLESLAYRLNKEFLLITNDGTRGDYVRKMMNPKPNYNFYFWLNGVDKAVIHKQMEEKQFRLPDKVLFFPARIARWKQQHKAIELLKRVHEHGNDDVYLHFAGHIKEEAYWEELQEKVRKLGLDKYVQYVGTLNQRQLNYYYRNSLAVLSFYRLSNLGNVLIEALTNGGVILTLNDHSTDNVLKNGKNGFLVNNMDEGQQVIAELIQNEKLVHSLKSEASLTSKEVFLAWGERIQKEITIIENAVN, from the coding sequence ATGAGGATATTATATGTAACCCCGTTATGGAGTGGCTTTCGTGATTTAATTGTTGAAGGCAATAGTGAATCAAAAGGAATGCCTGCATTTATCAAACCTCTGCAAGGACTTATTCAGGCAGGACATCAAGTAGATTTTTTTATTGGGATAACAGAAAGTCACCTCAACTTAAACATTCAAGTTGAATGGCTGATAAAAAGTGACTTTTATCTTCATCCTTTAAAATTAAAAGGATTCGAGAGAGGTACGAACTCTAGCAAAATATTATCTCAGCTTATAAAGGTTATGAAACAAAAAAAGTACGATTTTGTTTATTGTCACGGTAGTTTTGGCACGTTTGGAAATATAGCCGCAAATATGATGCGTATTCCTTGCGGTTTGAGACTATACGGAACGTTTTTTGCTGAAAGATTAGAAAAACAGGGAAAATTTAAAGTGATGTTAAAGCATCCTTTAGAATCGTTAGCATATAGGTTAAATAAGGAATTTTTATTAATAACCAATGATGGTACACGAGGTGATTATGTTAGAAAAATGATGAACCCTAAACCAAATTATAATTTTTACTTTTGGTTAAACGGGGTTGATAAAGCAGTTATTCATAAGCAAATGGAAGAAAAACAATTCAGATTACCTGATAAAGTTCTCTTCTTTCCAGCAAGGATTGCACGTTGGAAACAACAACATAAAGCGATTGAACTTTTAAAACGAGTGCATGAACACGGAAATGATGATGTGTATTTACATTTTGCAGGTCATATTAAAGAAGAAGCCTATTGGGAAGAGCTACAAGAGAAAGTTCGAAAGTTAGGCTTAGATAAGTATGTTCAATATGTAGGAACATTGAACCAAAGACAATTAAACTACTATTACCGAAATTCATTAGCGGTGTTATCATTTTATCGGCTTTCAAACTTAGGAAATGTCCTTATTGAAGCTTTAACTAATGGCGGCGTAATTTTAACTCTTAATGATCATAGTACAGATAACGTGCTAAAAAATGGAAAAAATGGATTTCTTGTAAATAACATGGACGAAGGACAGCAAGTGATAGCAGAGCTAATACAAAATGAAAAATTGGTTCATTCACTCAAAAGTGAAGCAAGCTTAACATCTAAAGAAGTATTTCTAGCGTGGGGAGAAAGAATTCAGAAGGAAATAACCATTATTGAAAATGCGGTTAATTAA
- a CDS encoding nucleotide sugar dehydrogenase: protein MSFADQLLCKLREKEAIIGVVGLGYVGLPLAVEKAKAGYQVIGFDIQQKRVDMVNQGVNYIGDVVDEELAELVETGNFQATTDYSKVSQVDAVAICVPTPLDIYKQPDTSYVVSSATEISKYLHKGMLVVLESTTYPGTTEEVLKPIFESTGLTCGEDFFIAYSPERVDPGNQFFKTKNTPKVVGGVTATCTEVAAAMYRNVLKGEVHEVSSPAVAEMEKILENTFRNINIALANEMAILCNKMGINVWEVIDAAATKPYGFMPFYPGPGVGGHCIPIDPWYLTWKAREYNYHTRLIETAGEINNSMPEFVVNRMMHILNKEGKALNGSKILVLGVAYKKDIDDWRESPVIPILELLSDAGTEWSVVDPYVNRFKLAGEWVDTHNELDVTLLQEADLTLITTDHSIMDIRMITNHAQVIFDTKNVLKKESHGKLYSL from the coding sequence ATTTCTTTTGCAGACCAATTATTATGTAAATTAAGAGAAAAAGAGGCAATTATTGGAGTAGTTGGGTTAGGGTATGTTGGTTTGCCATTAGCGGTCGAAAAGGCAAAGGCAGGCTATCAAGTTATTGGATTCGATATCCAACAAAAACGGGTCGATATGGTTAATCAAGGTGTGAATTATATTGGCGATGTTGTAGATGAGGAGTTAGCTGAACTAGTAGAGACAGGAAACTTTCAAGCAACAACAGATTACTCAAAAGTTTCACAGGTTGATGCGGTTGCGATTTGTGTTCCGACACCACTCGATATCTATAAGCAGCCCGATACGTCATATGTTGTAAGTTCAGCAACAGAAATTTCGAAATATTTACATAAAGGGATGTTAGTTGTATTAGAAAGTACAACATATCCTGGGACAACAGAAGAGGTGTTAAAGCCTATTTTTGAATCAACCGGTTTAACGTGTGGGGAAGATTTCTTTATTGCCTATTCTCCAGAACGTGTCGACCCCGGAAATCAATTCTTCAAGACGAAGAACACTCCAAAAGTTGTTGGGGGAGTAACCGCCACGTGCACAGAAGTAGCAGCAGCAATGTATCGTAATGTTCTTAAAGGAGAGGTACATGAAGTAAGTAGTCCAGCAGTAGCAGAAATGGAAAAAATTCTTGAAAACACATTTCGAAATATTAATATTGCACTTGCAAATGAGATGGCAATCCTTTGCAATAAAATGGGAATTAACGTTTGGGAAGTTATTGATGCCGCAGCTACAAAGCCATATGGATTTATGCCTTTTTATCCAGGACCAGGTGTAGGCGGGCATTGTATTCCGATTGACCCATGGTATTTAACTTGGAAAGCAAGGGAATATAATTATCACACCCGATTAATTGAAACTGCTGGTGAAATTAATAACAGTATGCCAGAGTTTGTTGTTAACCGTATGATGCATATTCTCAATAAAGAAGGAAAAGCATTAAATGGCTCAAAAATTCTTGTGCTTGGTGTGGCATATAAAAAGGATATCGATGATTGGCGTGAGTCCCCTGTTATCCCAATTCTGGAATTATTAAGTGATGCAGGTACGGAATGGAGCGTTGTTGATCCTTATGTGAATAGATTTAAATTAGCAGGTGAATGGGTAGATACTCACAATGAGCTGGATGTAACGTTGCTACAAGAGGCAGATTTAACACTGATTACAACTGATCACAGCATTATGGACATAAGGATGATTACAAACCATGCCCAAGTTATCTTTGATACAAAAAATGTGTTGAAGAAAGAATCTCATGGAAAGTTATATTCCTTATAA
- a CDS encoding Gfo/Idh/MocA family oxidoreductase yields the protein MVNFAIVGCGHIAKKHAEAIEKCEGAKLVAVCDKVHQNMEFFTKEFGAKAYTELEALLDNQEVEVVNICTPSGTHAPIAIEVAKTKKHIVVEKPMALTLTDADRMINTCNEYGVKLAVVHPNRFRPAIIELKKVLEKKLLGKISHVNATVRWNRNQAYFDQADWRGTKNLDGGVLMNQAIHNLDLILWLIGDVQEVFSMDATRLRMIEAEDVSVGVTKFKNGALGVIEAATTIYPTNLEETLSIFGETGTVKIGGTTANLIEHWNLASMSEEEVSHLKQTIQKDPFGKPGHQWIIEDMVHAIEDSREPIITGTDGRKALELVLALYQSAQSNERVLIS from the coding sequence ATGGTTAATTTTGCCATTGTTGGGTGTGGACATATTGCTAAAAAGCATGCTGAAGCGATTGAAAAATGCGAAGGAGCAAAACTAGTTGCTGTATGTGATAAAGTTCATCAAAATATGGAATTTTTCACGAAAGAATTTGGTGCAAAAGCATACACAGAATTAGAAGCTCTTTTAGACAATCAAGAGGTAGAGGTCGTAAACATTTGTACACCGAGCGGTACTCACGCACCAATAGCAATAGAAGTAGCAAAAACAAAAAAACACATTGTTGTAGAGAAGCCAATGGCGTTAACCCTTACTGATGCTGATCGTATGATTAATACATGTAATGAATACGGAGTAAAGCTAGCTGTCGTTCATCCGAATCGATTTCGGCCTGCGATTATTGAATTAAAAAAAGTACTTGAGAAGAAATTACTTGGAAAAATTAGTCATGTAAATGCAACTGTCAGATGGAATCGCAATCAAGCTTATTTTGATCAAGCAGACTGGCGAGGAACAAAAAATCTTGATGGTGGGGTGTTGATGAACCAAGCTATTCATAATCTTGATTTAATTTTGTGGTTAATTGGGGACGTACAAGAAGTGTTTAGTATGGACGCTACCCGCTTACGTATGATAGAGGCAGAAGATGTATCAGTAGGTGTCACAAAGTTTAAAAATGGTGCACTTGGCGTAATAGAAGCAGCTACGACAATTTATCCAACAAATTTAGAAGAAACGTTAAGTATCTTTGGTGAGACTGGTACTGTAAAAATTGGTGGAACAACTGCCAATCTCATTGAACATTGGAATTTGGCATCAATGAGTGAAGAAGAAGTAAGTCACCTTAAACAGACCATCCAAAAGGACCCATTTGGAAAACCAGGTCATCAATGGATAATTGAAGATATGGTACATGCAATAGAGGATAGTAGAGAACCAATTATTACAGGAACAGATGGAAGGAAGGCATTGGAACTTGTCTTGGCACTATATCAATCTGCCCAATCTAATGAACGTGTACTTATTTCATAA